A genomic segment from Pleurodeles waltl isolate 20211129_DDA chromosome 9, aPleWal1.hap1.20221129, whole genome shotgun sequence encodes:
- the LOC138259967 gene encoding toll-like receptor 5 yields MTLATIRSLQNGTMFCWIILLATCSAMAAPSSCNLRLVKNTIVANCMAQGHLTIPDISLSTEVILLSFNNITYLKESSFPPLGCAKTLTLGMQLAGKLYIGESAFRRLGNLTFLDVGGNKHLMLHDKAFAGLGKLEVLLLDHSDLKDGVLQNSYFEDLLSLKKLDLTGNQIQMVRPDPSFSALKMLQSLHLKLNKISALCGNDLQHLRGHHLSLLDLSSNQLSYRDSRMSQPECTNPFYNITIDTLDISSNAWNVQGAEQFFQTIAGTQVRHVQMQYSSSIGSSFGFGNIQDVNEATFSGLNKSNVLSLDLSNGYISRLSSRVFSSLPQLQSLNVASNKINRLDKEAFSGLHNLQTLNLSYNLLGEVYRESFEVLKYSPLQSLDLKSNHIGAIQYNAFSDLSSLKSLNLGDNSLTTIPSMQLLSLKNVFLGENRIRHVYGILSFAGNATLIDLAYNRLQDLGEFRQIITIRTLEHLFLSHNMISRCSANPEALIPEDNNLRILDLSHNSLGTVWTSGACLNIFCNLRKLISLDLSQNYLSTLPENLLQDLVSLQNLDLSSNSMSSIPNQLFESLASLKILRLKSNRFVTVSPVAWMHLPSLKFLDLKDTSFICHCGLLDFATWMNITNVTLMVPKEKVPCLAPPKSFQDTALLTYIERTCLKQN; encoded by the exons ATGACCCTCGCAACCATCCGTAGCCTCCAAAACG gtaccatgtTTTGCTGGATCATCCTCCTTGCCACATGCTCAGCCATGGCAGCCCCCAGCAGCTGTAACCTTAGGCTTGTGAAGAATACCATTGTGGCGAACTGCATGGCACAGGGACATTTGACCATACCAGATATATCTCTATCTACAGAGGTGATTCTCCTGTCTTTCAATAACATCACATACCTTAAAGAGTCTTCCttccctcccctgggatgtgccaAAACCCTGACGCTGGGCATGCAGTTAGCAGGCAAACTGTATATTGGAGAGAGTGCCTTCAGGAGGCTTGGAAACCTGACCTTCCTCGATGTGGGTGGGAACAAACATCTAATGCTCCATGACAAAGCGTTTGCAGGCCTGGGCAAACTGGAAGTCCTTTTGCTTGACCACAGTGACTTAAAGGATGGAGTGCTGCAGAACAGCTACTTTGAAGACCTTCTGTCTTTGAAGAAGCTGGATCTCACAGGCAATCAGATCCAAATGGTAAGGCCTGATCCCAGCTTCAGTGCCTTGAAGATGCtgcagtcattgcacctgaaactCAACAAAATCAGTGCATTGTGTGGAAACGATCTCCAGCACCTTCGAGGCCACCATCTTTCTCTGCTGGACCTCTCTTCTAACCAACTGTCATATAGAGATTCAAGAATGAGCCAACCAGAGTGTACCAACCCCTTCTACAACATCACCATCGACACCCTGGACATCTCCTCCAACGCTTGGAATGTGCAGGGTGCTGAACAATTTTTCCAGACTATTGCCGGAACCCAAGTGCGTCATGTGCAGATGCAATATTCTAGCAGCATAGGGAGCTCCTTTGGTTTTGGAAACATACAGGATGTCAATGAAGCAACATTTTCTGGGTTGAATAAAAGCAATGTCTTGTCCTTGGATCTCTCAAATGGATATATTTCCAGGTTGTCCTCCAGGGTCTTCTCAAGCCTTCCTCAACTCCAGTCACTAAATGTGGCCTCAAACAAGATCAACAGGCTTGACAAGGAGGCCTTCTCTGGGCTCCATAATCTACAGACACTGAATCTGTCCTACAACCTTTTAGGTGAGGTGTATAGAGAAAGTTTTGAAGTTCTGAAATACTCACCCCTTCAGTCCCTAGATCTTAAATCCAACCACATTGGTGCCATTCAGTATAATGCTTTCAGTGATTTAAGTTCATTGAAATCTCTCAATCTGGGAGACAATTCCCTGACCACTATCCCGTCTATGCAGCTCCTTAgcctgaaaaatgtatttttgggagAAAATCGAATAAGGCACGTCTATGGCATCCTTTCGTTTGCCGGCAATGCGACCCTCATTGACTTAGCCTATAACCGCCTGCAGGATCTAGGAGAGTTCCGGCAAATCATAACTATCAGAACACTGGAACACCTCTTTTTGTCTCACAACATGATCTCTAGATGTTCTGCCAACCCAGAGGCTTTGATTCCTGAAGACAACAATCTCCGTATTCTGGATCTGTCCCACAACTCCTTGGGTACAGTGTGGACCTCGGGGGCTTGCCTGAACATCTTCTGTAATTTGAGGAAACTGATATCCTTAGACCTATCTCAAAATTATCTCTCAACCTTGCCAGAAAACCTGCTTCAGGACCTGGTGTCTCTACAAAATCTAGATCTCTCCAGTAACTCAATGTCATCTATTCCTAACCAGCTCTTTGAGAGTCTGGCATCGTTAAAAATTCTGAGGTTGAAAAGTAACAGGTTTGTCACCGTTTCACCAGTGGCGTGGATGCATTTGCCATCACTGAAATTCCTGGATCTTAAAGACACCTCTTTCATATGTCACTGTGGTCTGTTGGATTTTGCAACATGGATGAATATAACTAACGTGACACTGATGGTCCCGAAGGAGAAGGTCCCCTGCCTGGCCCCTCCAAAATCATTTCAAGACACTGCCCTCCTCACATATATTGAGAGAACCTGTCTAAAACAAAACTGA